The following proteins come from a genomic window of Fibrobacter succinogenes:
- the pyrH gene encoding UMP kinase gives MMKFKRILLKLSGEALAGEKGHGIDNVILSDMASEIASIVKQGVQVALVIGGGNLVRGISASAGGMNRAQGDAMGMLGTVMNGLAMQDALDKQGIDSVVMSAIRMEPVCEFFDRRKALKLLSAGSVVIFSAGTGNPFFTTDSCAALRAIESECDVIMKATKVDGIYTADPVKDPTATRFDDISYKEVISRGLKVMDTAAVALCMENNMPIFVFKMEKGNLTRAAIEGDLGTLVHC, from the coding sequence ATTATGAAATTCAAACGCATTCTCCTCAAGCTCAGTGGCGAAGCCCTCGCAGGCGAAAAGGGCCACGGTATCGACAACGTCATTCTCTCTGACATGGCGTCTGAAATTGCTTCTATTGTCAAGCAGGGCGTGCAAGTCGCTCTCGTGATAGGCGGCGGTAACCTCGTTCGTGGCATCTCTGCTTCTGCAGGCGGCATGAATCGCGCCCAGGGCGACGCTATGGGCATGCTCGGCACTGTGATGAACGGCCTTGCCATGCAGGACGCTCTCGACAAACAGGGCATCGACTCCGTCGTTATGTCTGCAATCCGCATGGAACCGGTTTGCGAATTTTTCGACCGCCGCAAGGCTCTTAAGCTTTTGTCCGCGGGCTCCGTGGTCATCTTCTCTGCAGGCACGGGCAACCCGTTCTTCACGACCGACAGCTGCGCCGCTCTCCGCGCCATTGAAAGTGAATGCGATGTAATCATGAAGGCCACCAAGGTCGATGGCATCTACACCGCAGACCCGGTCAAGGATCCGACGGCAACTCGTTTCGACGACATTTCGTACAAAGAAGTTATCTCTCGCGGTCTCAAGGTCATGGACACTGCTGCCGTTGCACTTTGTATGGAAAACAACATGCCTATCTTCGTTTTCAAGATGGAAAAGGGCAACC
- a CDS encoding M6 family metalloprotease domain-containing protein yields the protein MSNKILPLCLLFLMFPTMLFADIVWQGKRVQAWPEEARPTFNNQSADKPSFLLARTPVTQNKSHYAAPKGKIYSLTLLVDFSDQKAPVSVADVEEWLNKEGFNRDGCNGSVRDYYLDVSNGQLDLTNEVYGWYRAKHPKSWYENLQGYTGSDSLMKEVFNYFDPLVDFSRYDNDKDGTTEAINIVYAGAGQTWGQGLWPHSGWSNEKRDGVRLTHHQMTDMPGKFSIYVFVHESGHMIFGWPDLYWYGDYCTMGNRAHDLNPVAINDFYRADQGWIPFVDVTSEDVSLETTKPGEACYRYKNPARPDKEGLVWSYVRNTGRNKVLAGSGLLMQHYDFSIEGNSASNKLGLRIVHASAAGKSSDDVIDQWPSPGSTANTFFKSGTYSEFSDDKYPAIRWYNGSKTGLKITDIGTPSETLTFCVGGNCTAQESSSSSAVPKSSSSNASSSSSIQNPPSSSSQVEIKIQKIAFDVALKLDNNYGYASLDLKGDDVAKILGISKSEIASKVKFYGVEPDGTLNSRTTGEGTGHWFDKDGKIIAWDPNGTSMIYSNVDLTTMTTKIGHMPNKVVAGNNYTVKQAVVYGSNQVSFEFNVTITGTTRIADIKKVQRGKPGNMIFNVLGKPVGQRTASGDLPDLPKGAYVEMVK from the coding sequence ATGAGTAACAAGATTTTACCTCTTTGTCTTCTATTTTTGATGTTCCCTACGATGCTTTTTGCCGATATCGTATGGCAAGGGAAAAGGGTCCAAGCATGGCCAGAAGAGGCTAGGCCGACCTTCAACAACCAAAGTGCGGACAAGCCTAGTTTTCTCTTGGCACGAACGCCAGTCACACAAAACAAAAGCCATTACGCCGCCCCCAAGGGTAAAATTTACAGTTTAACGTTGCTCGTGGATTTTTCGGACCAGAAGGCGCCCGTCTCGGTAGCCGACGTTGAAGAATGGCTAAACAAGGAAGGGTTCAACAGAGACGGTTGCAACGGATCCGTGCGCGACTATTACTTGGACGTTTCCAACGGGCAACTCGACCTCACCAACGAAGTCTACGGATGGTACCGCGCCAAGCACCCTAAATCTTGGTACGAAAATTTGCAAGGATACACGGGATCGGACTCACTCATGAAAGAAGTGTTCAATTACTTCGATCCGCTAGTCGATTTTTCACGTTATGATAACGATAAGGATGGAACGACCGAAGCGATTAACATCGTCTACGCCGGTGCCGGACAAACTTGGGGACAAGGGTTGTGGCCCCATTCTGGATGGTCCAACGAAAAACGCGATGGCGTTAGGCTTACGCACCATCAAATGACGGACATGCCGGGCAAGTTTTCCATTTACGTTTTTGTACACGAAAGTGGCCACATGATTTTTGGTTGGCCGGACCTCTACTGGTACGGGGACTACTGCACCATGGGCAACCGCGCACATGACTTAAATCCGGTCGCCATCAACGACTTTTACCGCGCAGACCAGGGCTGGATTCCGTTTGTAGATGTGACCAGCGAAGACGTGAGTCTCGAAACGACAAAACCCGGCGAAGCCTGCTACCGCTACAAGAATCCCGCAAGGCCCGACAAAGAAGGTTTGGTGTGGTCCTATGTACGCAACACGGGCCGCAACAAAGTTCTCGCAGGAAGCGGATTATTAATGCAACACTACGACTTTTCAATTGAAGGCAACTCCGCCTCGAACAAACTTGGTTTAAGAATCGTACACGCAAGTGCCGCAGGCAAGTCCAGCGATGACGTAATAGACCAATGGCCAAGCCCAGGCAGCACCGCGAACACATTCTTCAAAAGCGGAACTTATTCAGAATTCTCGGATGACAAATACCCCGCCATTCGTTGGTATAATGGTTCCAAGACAGGGCTCAAAATCACGGACATCGGGACTCCGAGCGAAACGCTCACGTTCTGCGTCGGCGGGAACTGCACGGCACAAGAATCATCAAGTTCATCGGCCGTACCAAAATCCAGTTCGTCAAATGCGTCAAGTTCGTCGAGCATTCAAAATCCGCCAAGCTCAAGCAGCCAGGTCGAAATCAAGATTCAGAAAATCGCATTCGATGTAGCGCTAAAACTAGACAACAACTATGGTTACGCCTCGCTTGATTTGAAAGGTGATGACGTTGCTAAAATTTTAGGCATAAGCAAAAGCGAAATCGCAAGCAAGGTCAAGTTCTACGGCGTGGAACCCGACGGCACGCTCAACAGCCGCACCACCGGTGAAGGGACCGGACACTGGTTTGACAAAGACGGCAAAATCATTGCATGGGACCCGAACGGCACAAGCATGATTTATTCCAATGTCGATCTTACAACCATGACGACTAAAATCGGACACATGCCGAACAAAGTTGTAGCCGGAAATAATTACACCGTAAAACAGGCTGTAGTTTACGGAAGCAATCAAGTCAGCTTTGAATTCAACGTGACCATTACAGGAACGACAAGAATCGCGGACATCAAGAAAGTCCAGCGCGGCAAACCCGGAAACATGATTTTTAACGTTCTCGGTAAGCCCGTCGGTCAAAGGACAGCGTCTGGCGACCTCCCCGATTTGCCGAAAGGCGCATACGTAGAAATGGTTAAGTAG